The DNA window TTCGCGCTGCCAACCTTCTACACGCCGCGTTTTGAATGGTTCGCCATCTTCACCATTCTGCCCGCTGCGCTGGTGGTGATTGCCGAGCACGTCGGTCACCTGGTGGTGACGGCCAATATCGTCAAACGCGATCTGATCCGCGACCCGGGCCTGCATCGTTCGATGTTTGCCAATGGCCTGTCGACGATCATTTCCGGCTTTTTCGGCTCGACGCCTAACACCACCTACGGGGAAAATATCGGCGTGATGGCGATTACCCGCGTCTACAGCACCTGGGTTATCGGCGGCGCGGCGATCATTGCGATTCTGCTCTCCTGCGTCGGCAAACTGGCGGCGGCGATCCAGATCATCCCGGTGCCGGTGATGGGCGGCGTGTCGCTGCTGCTGTACGGGGTGATCGGCGCCTCGGGGATCCGCGTACTGATTGAATCGAAGGTGGATTACAGCAAAGCGCAGAATCTGATCCTCACCTCCGTGATCCTGATCATCGGCGTCAGCGGTGCCAAAGTGCACATTGGCGCCGCTGAGCTGAAAGGGATGGCGCTGGCCACCATCGTCGGTATCGCGCTCAGCCTGATTTTCAAGCTTATCAGCGTCCTGCGTCCGGAAGAGGTGGTTCTCGACGCCGTGGATAGCGAAGAGGTTAAATAACGATCGCCTGACCGGGCGGCGATCCCGCCCGGTTCTCTCCTGACCTAAATCTGTGATAAACTCTTCGCGTTTTTCTGTAAGCCTATGTTGAGGTCCATCTGAACGCACCGGCACAGCTCTCTTTGCCACTGTATCTTCCTGACGACGAAACCTTCGCGAGTTTCTGGCCGGGTGATAATCCTTCTCTACTTGCTGCCCTCCAGAACGTACTGCGCCAGGAACACAGCGGGTATATTTATATCTGGTCACGTGAAGGGGCGGGTCGCAGCCACCTGTTACACGCCGCCTGCGCCGAGCTTTCCCAGCGCGGGGATGCCGTAGGCTACGTGCCGCTGGATAAACGCACCTGGTTTGTGCCGGAGGTGCTGGAGGGGATGGAACAGCTGGCCCTGGTCTGCATCGATAACATCGAGTGCGTCGCCGGGGATGAGCCCTGGGAAATGGCCATCTTTAATCTCTACAACCGGATCCTGGAATCAGGTAAAACCCGGCTGCTGATCACCGGCGACCGGCCGCCGCGGCAACTGAATCTTGGTCTGCCGGATCTTGCCTCGCGGCTTGACTGGGGGCAGATCTATAAGCTGCAGCCGCTGTCGGATGAAGACAAACTGCAGGCCCTGCAGCTGCGCGCCAGACTGCGCGGCTTCGAGATGCCGGAGGACGTGTGCCGCTTCCTGCTGAAGCGGCTGGATCGCGAGATGCGCTCGCTATTTATGACCCTCGATCAGCTGGATCATGCCTCGATTACCGCTCAGCGCAAGCTGACGATCCCCTTCGTGAAAGAGATCCTTAAACTCTAGTCCGCCTGCGGAGTCAGTTCCTCCTCCGTCAGCCCGGTCAACCGGGCGACCAGGTCGCGCGCCAGGCCACTGTGTAGCATAGCGGCGGCGATACGCTGCGCCTCTTCTTTCCGGCCTTCCTGACGGCCCTGCGCCAGTCCCTGCGCCAGGCCCCGCTCCAGACCCTGCTGTTCCAGATATTCCGCAATT is part of the Klebsiella quasipneumoniae subsp. quasipneumoniae genome and encodes:
- the uraA gene encoding uracil permease; protein product: MTRRAIGVSERPPLLQTIPLSLQHLFAMFGATVLVPILFHINPATVLLFNGIGTLLYLFICKGKIPAYLGSSFAFISPVLLLLPLGYEVALGGFIMCGVLFCLVSFIVKKAGTGWLDVMFPPAAMGAIVAVIGLELAGVAANMAGLLPADGQSPDSKTIIISMVTLAVTVFGSVLFRGFLAIIPILIGVLVGYALSFVMGVVDTTPIAEAHWFALPTFYTPRFEWFAIFTILPAALVVIAEHVGHLVVTANIVKRDLIRDPGLHRSMFANGLSTIISGFFGSTPNTTYGENIGVMAITRVYSTWVIGGAAIIAILLSCVGKLAAAIQIIPVPVMGGVSLLLYGVIGASGIRVLIESKVDYSKAQNLILTSVILIIGVSGAKVHIGAAELKGMALATIVGIALSLIFKLISVLRPEEVVLDAVDSEEVK
- a CDS encoding DnaA inactivator Hda, which translates into the protein MNAPAQLSLPLYLPDDETFASFWPGDNPSLLAALQNVLRQEHSGYIYIWSREGAGRSHLLHAACAELSQRGDAVGYVPLDKRTWFVPEVLEGMEQLALVCIDNIECVAGDEPWEMAIFNLYNRILESGKTRLLITGDRPPRQLNLGLPDLASRLDWGQIYKLQPLSDEDKLQALQLRARLRGFEMPEDVCRFLLKRLDREMRSLFMTLDQLDHASITAQRKLTIPFVKEILKL